The Winogradskyella schleiferi genome has a window encoding:
- a CDS encoding cryptochrome/deoxyribodipyrimidine photo-lyase family protein, whose protein sequence is MSNRTHINVVWLKRDLRLQDNEAISNALKTGKPTLLLYVFEHMLLNDEHYSSRHFNFIKESIRDLNTQLEPYNTKILAVVSDVTSAFNQIQEFYRVDAVYSHMETGLLVTYNRDKEFTRYCRNNFIDWIENANNGVRRGLKNRDHWFENWETYMNSAVEVFQPKENQLLDDKAIEDLESVFKVANLETSANTIFQKGGSTNGWKYANTFFQTRHENYMLNISKPEASRHSCSRISPYIAWGNLSIRQVFQKAKELKTNAKDIRHIGAFISRLRWQAHFIQKFEMEHTMEEASVNKGYHKLKKTISESYQKAWKEGLTGFPLVDASMRCLVQTGYVNFRMRAMLASFFTHILWQPWQDATTHLSQQFLDFEPGIHFPQLQMQAGETGINNLRIYNPTINSLKYDPDAIFIKKWVPELEVLDTIFVHEPYLMTEMEQAFYNFKLGEDYPEPIVDIKVNRKRASDILWNMKDDPDVRRESFRILKRHTISERNRLLKDD, encoded by the coding sequence ATGAGCAATAGAACACACATAAATGTAGTTTGGTTAAAACGTGATTTAAGACTTCAGGATAATGAAGCGATTTCGAACGCCTTAAAAACAGGCAAACCTACCCTTCTGCTCTATGTCTTTGAACATATGCTACTCAATGACGAACATTACAGCTCGCGTCATTTTAATTTCATCAAAGAATCCATACGTGACCTTAACACACAATTAGAACCATACAACACAAAAATATTAGCTGTCGTCAGCGATGTTACCAGCGCATTTAATCAGATACAAGAATTTTATCGCGTAGACGCGGTGTATTCCCATATGGAAACAGGTTTATTGGTAACTTACAATAGGGATAAAGAATTCACACGTTATTGCAGAAATAATTTTATCGATTGGATAGAAAACGCAAACAATGGTGTTAGACGCGGTTTGAAAAATAGAGATCATTGGTTCGAAAACTGGGAAACCTATATGAATAGCGCAGTAGAAGTTTTTCAACCCAAAGAAAACCAATTGTTGGATGATAAAGCTATTGAAGACTTGGAAAGCGTCTTTAAGGTTGCTAATTTAGAAACGTCAGCAAATACAATTTTTCAAAAAGGAGGAAGTACCAACGGATGGAAATATGCCAACACCTTTTTTCAAACTCGACATGAAAATTACATGCTCAATATTTCCAAACCAGAAGCATCAAGACATAGTTGCAGTCGTATTTCGCCTTACATCGCTTGGGGAAATTTATCAATAAGACAAGTCTTTCAAAAGGCCAAAGAACTTAAAACGAACGCTAAGGACATACGGCACATTGGTGCATTTATATCACGTTTACGCTGGCAAGCCCATTTTATTCAGAAGTTTGAAATGGAACATACCATGGAAGAAGCAAGTGTTAATAAGGGCTATCATAAACTAAAAAAAACAATTTCAGAAAGCTACCAAAAAGCTTGGAAAGAAGGTTTAACTGGATTTCCTTTAGTGGATGCGAGTATGCGTTGCCTTGTCCAAACGGGTTATGTCAATTTTAGAATGCGCGCCATGTTGGCCTCTTTTTTTACCCATATCCTTTGGCAACCATGGCAAGATGCAACAACGCACCTTTCTCAACAATTTTTGGATTTTGAGCCAGGCATCCACTTTCCGCAATTGCAAATGCAAGCGGGAGAAACAGGTATAAACAATCTAAGGATTTACAATCCTACAATAAATAGTTTGAAGTACGATCCTGATGCTATTTTTATAAAAAAATGGGTTCCAGAACTTGAAGTGCTCGATACCATTTTTGTACACGAACCTTATCTTATGACAGAGATGGAACAGGCGTTCTATAACTTCAAGCTAGGCGAAGATTACCCAGAACCTATTGTGGATATTAAAGTAAATCGAAAAAGGGCAAGCGATATTTTATGGAATATGAAAGATGATCCGGACGTACGACGTGAAAGTTTTAGGATTCTAAAACGACATACTATAAGTGAACGAAATCGCTTACTTAAAGACGATTGA
- a CDS encoding SRPBCC family protein, with translation MKIYTLHKTQNLPISVEQAWEFLSSPANLKTITPDYMGFNILSGADRPMFPGQIIQYIVTPVLGIKTKWVTEITHVKDQQYFVDEQRFGPYALWHHKHFIKEIEGGVEMEDIIDYKVPMGFLGQLVHPILVKPKLEEIFNYRTKKLEELFGKYDG, from the coding sequence ATGAAAATATACACGCTACATAAAACGCAAAATTTGCCAATTTCAGTTGAACAAGCATGGGAATTTCTCTCAAGTCCAGCTAATTTAAAAACCATAACACCAGATTATATGGGTTTTAATATTCTCTCTGGTGCAGATAGACCAATGTTTCCAGGACAAATTATTCAGTACATCGTCACACCTGTTTTAGGCATCAAAACCAAATGGGTAACAGAAATAACACACGTAAAAGACCAGCAATATTTTGTAGATGAACAACGATTTGGACCTTATGCACTTTGGCATCATAAACATTTTATAAAGGAAATTGAGGGTGGAGTTGAAATGGAAGATATTATCGATTATAAAGTGCCTATGGGATTCCTAGGGCAACTCGTACACCCTATTTTAGTAAAGCCAAAATTGGAAGAAATCTTTAATTACAGAACCAAAAAATTGGAAGAATTATTCGGGAAGTATGATGGGTAA
- a CDS encoding TspO/MBR family protein: MKKLYLFILFLIINFGGLALGNWFMGDAVTGDWYTSLNKAPWTPPGWVFGAAWTLIMLCFSIYLTYLFSIRNSKFVMSVYVVAVLLNVSWNYLFFNQHLINWGFANIILLTLVIVYFFITFRNDKLHSLKYLLLPYIIWLCIATSLNGYIVFNN, translated from the coding sequence TTGAAAAAACTCTATCTGTTCATACTGTTCCTAATTATCAATTTTGGTGGACTTGCGTTAGGAAACTGGTTTATGGGAGATGCTGTTACTGGCGATTGGTACACCAGCTTAAATAAAGCACCATGGACGCCTCCAGGTTGGGTATTTGGTGCCGCTTGGACACTTATAATGCTTTGCTTTTCAATCTATTTGACCTATTTGTTCTCAATTCGAAATTCCAAATTCGTCATGTCTGTTTATGTTGTTGCTGTTTTGTTAAATGTCAGTTGGAACTATTTGTTTTTCAATCAGCATTTGATAAATTGGGGATTCGCCAATATCATTTTACTCACCTTGGTAATTGTCTATTTTTTTATCACTTTTAGAAATGACAAACTCCACAGTTTAAAATATTTACTGCTTCCTTATATAATCTGGCTTTGTATTGCTACATCGTTGAACGGTTATATTGTTTTCAATAATTAG
- a CDS encoding Lacal_2735 family protein, protein MFGLFKKPSEIEKLQKKYDKLMADWHKLSSTNRAESDKKYAEAQLVIDKIEKLKEQ, encoded by the coding sequence ATGTTTGGACTGTTTAAAAAACCTTCAGAAATAGAAAAGCTTCAAAAGAAGTACGACAAATTAATGGCAGATTGGCATAAGCTTTCCTCTACTAATAGAGCCGAAAGTGATAAAAAATATGCAGAAGCACAATTAGTAATAGATAAAATTGAAAAATTAAAAGAGCAGTAA
- a CDS encoding SDR family NAD(P)-dependent oxidoreductase, protein MSRLIIIGGSKGIGKAIVEALLSSYDEIINISRTAPEESHPNLKHYSCDILTEELPDIEEADGLVYCPGSINLKPIDRLSIDDFKNDFEINVIGAVKAIQKYLKALKNGNKPSIVLFSTVAAKLGMPYHASVAVSKSAIEGLTKSLGAELAPTIRVNAIAPTVTDTELASKLLRNERMIENMNERHPLKKYLQPQEVADMAGFLLSEKAASLSGQIFEMDCGIVSFKL, encoded by the coding sequence ATGAGCAGATTAATTATTATTGGAGGAAGCAAAGGTATTGGCAAAGCTATTGTTGAAGCTTTGCTTTCTTCTTATGATGAGATTATTAATATCAGTAGAACAGCACCGGAAGAATCGCACCCTAATCTGAAACATTACAGTTGTGATATTCTAACTGAAGAATTACCTGATATTGAAGAAGCAGACGGTTTAGTATATTGTCCTGGAAGCATTAACTTAAAACCGATTGACCGATTAAGTATTGACGATTTTAAAAATGACTTTGAAATTAATGTTATCGGAGCAGTTAAAGCAATACAGAAGTATTTAAAAGCACTAAAAAATGGCAATAAACCGTCCATTGTTCTTTTTAGTACCGTTGCAGCCAAACTTGGAATGCCGTATCATGCAAGTGTAGCAGTTTCAAAATCTGCCATCGAAGGTTTAACAAAATCCTTAGGTGCAGAATTGGCTCCAACAATAAGAGTTAATGCTATTGCACCCACGGTAACTGATACCGAATTGGCTTCAAAGTTATTGCGTAATGAGCGCATGATTGAAAATATGAATGAACGACACCCTCTTAAAAAATATTTACAACCACAAGAAGTTGCAGATATGGCAGGTTTTCTATTGTCAGAAAAAGCAGCCTCCTTATCCGGTCAAATATTTGAAATGGATTGTGGTATTGTGAGTTTCAAATTATAA
- a CDS encoding cryptochrome/photolyase family protein has translation MSKKINIFWFRRDLRLDDNLGFFEALKGDFPVMPIFIFDTEILESLPIDDARVTFIHETLQTMRQTLQDEHDSSIAIFKGKPETVFQQLFKDYDIETVFTNHDYEPYAKERDEQIKSLLEKHDIEFKTYKDQVIFEKSEVVKKDGDPYLVYTPYMRTWKENFKAIDLEIFYTNSYLDNLIQHSRLPNLSLSDIGFEKSSQEITPYEVTPTLIQNYEDTRNFPAKESTSRLGPHLRFGTVSVRKMIKKAIAENNETFWQELIWREFFMAILWHFPETTDKAFKSKYDRIEWRNNEEEFKKWYEGKTGYPLVDAGMRQLNESGFMHNRVRMLVGSFLCKHLLIDWRWGEAYFAEKLHDYEMSSNVGNWQWVAGCGVDAAPYFRIFNPTTQIDKFDKDKKYIKKWVSEYGTDAYPEKMVDHKEARERCLETYKSALN, from the coding sequence ATGAGTAAAAAAATAAACATTTTCTGGTTTAGAAGAGATTTAAGATTGGATGATAATCTTGGTTTTTTTGAAGCGCTTAAGGGCGATTTTCCTGTGATGCCTATTTTTATATTCGATACTGAAATACTGGAAAGCTTACCGATAGACGATGCTCGCGTGACGTTTATTCATGAAACGCTTCAAACTATGAGGCAAACATTACAAGACGAACATGATAGTAGTATTGCCATATTTAAAGGTAAGCCAGAAACTGTATTCCAACAATTATTTAAAGACTATGACATTGAAACAGTTTTTACTAATCACGATTACGAACCTTATGCTAAAGAACGGGATGAGCAAATAAAATCACTCCTGGAAAAGCATGATATCGAATTCAAAACTTATAAAGACCAAGTCATTTTTGAAAAAAGCGAGGTTGTAAAAAAAGATGGAGATCCTTACTTAGTTTACACACCATATATGCGCACTTGGAAAGAGAATTTTAAAGCTATTGATCTAGAAATATTTTATACCAATTCGTATTTAGATAATTTAATTCAACATAGTAGACTGCCTAATTTAAGCTTATCAGATATAGGTTTTGAAAAATCGAGTCAAGAAATTACACCTTATGAGGTGACACCAACTTTGATTCAAAATTATGAAGACACCCGAAATTTTCCGGCGAAAGAATCAACGTCGAGATTAGGACCACATTTACGTTTTGGAACGGTTAGTGTTCGGAAAATGATTAAAAAAGCCATTGCTGAAAATAACGAGACTTTTTGGCAAGAACTTATTTGGCGTGAATTTTTTATGGCTATCCTTTGGCACTTTCCAGAGACTACAGATAAAGCTTTTAAATCAAAATATGATCGGATTGAATGGCGAAACAATGAAGAAGAATTTAAAAAGTGGTACGAAGGCAAAACCGGTTATCCATTAGTTGATGCTGGAATGCGTCAACTCAACGAATCTGGATTTATGCACAACAGAGTACGCATGCTCGTTGGTAGTTTTCTATGCAAGCATCTATTGATAGACTGGCGATGGGGAGAAGCTTATTTTGCGGAAAAACTTCACGATTATGAAATGTCAAGTAATGTGGGCAATTGGCAATGGGTTGCTGGTTGTGGTGTAGATGCCGCGCCTTATTTCAGGATTTTTAATCCTACAACACAAATTGATAAATTTGACAAAGACAAAAAGTACATCAAAAAATGGGTTTCAGAATATGGAACCGATGCCTATCCAGAAAAAATGGTTGACCATAAGGAAGCCAGAGAACGCTGCTTGGAAACTTATAAATCCGCACTGAATTAG
- a CDS encoding TIGR03643 family protein has protein sequence MNLGERETDRIIEMAWEDRTPFEAITFQFGLKEQDVIAIMRRELKPSSFRLWRARVQGRATKHSKKRTFDKGRFKCSRQRTITNNSISKR, from the coding sequence ATGAATTTAGGAGAAAGAGAAACTGATCGTATTATAGAAATGGCATGGGAAGATCGCACACCTTTTGAGGCCATTACATTTCAATTTGGTTTGAAAGAGCAAGATGTGATTGCTATAATGCGAAGAGAATTAAAACCAAGTAGCTTCAGATTATGGAGAGCGCGTGTGCAAGGAAGAGCTACTAAACACAGTAAAAAAAGAACATTTGACAAAGGCAGATTTAAATGCTCAAGACAAAGAACAATAACTAATAACTCTATTTCAAAACGCTAA
- the folE gene encoding GTP cyclohydrolase I FolE, translating to MTTETIPKKNGHNLNGFSPEDIGDDHLFTNLDTPMKANAFKMSNEEKKKRIALLFSEIMDVIGLDLNDDSLRGTPDRVAKMYIEEIFSGLDPKNKPKVALFENKYQYNQMLVEKNITFYSNCEHHFVPIIGKAHVAYKSSGKVIGLSKLNRIVQYYAKRPQVQERLTNQIANELKTVLETEDVAVIIDAKHLCVSSRGVKDDTSATVTTYYGGEFNDASKIVELQNYINN from the coding sequence ATGACTACAGAAACGATTCCCAAAAAAAATGGTCACAATTTAAACGGCTTTAGTCCGGAAGATATTGGAGACGATCATCTATTCACAAATTTAGATACACCAATGAAAGCAAACGCTTTCAAAATGTCAAATGAGGAAAAGAAAAAACGCATTGCGTTATTATTTTCCGAAATAATGGATGTTATTGGTCTTGATTTAAATGATGATTCGTTAAGAGGCACACCAGACCGTGTTGCAAAAATGTATATTGAAGAAATATTTTCGGGCTTAGACCCTAAAAACAAACCAAAAGTGGCATTGTTCGAAAATAAATATCAATACAATCAGATGTTAGTAGAAAAAAATATAACTTTCTATTCTAATTGTGAGCATCATTTTGTGCCTATTATAGGCAAAGCACATGTAGCTTATAAATCATCTGGTAAAGTTATTGGACTTTCTAAATTAAACCGAATAGTTCAATATTATGCTAAACGTCCACAAGTACAGGAACGATTAACTAACCAGATTGCCAATGAACTTAAAACGGTTTTAGAAACCGAAGATGTTGCCGTAATTATAGATGCCAAACATTTATGTGTTTCATCTAGAGGCGTAAAAGACGATACTTCTGCAACGGTAACAACTTATTATGGAGGCGAATTTAATGACGCTTCAAAAATTGTAGAATTGCAAAACTATATAAATAATTAG
- a CDS encoding glutathione peroxidase codes for MNPLKTFISTINVTDKDVKNKATIPFYDIQINSLSGEPIDLHQFKGKKLLIVNVASKCGFTPQYRDLQLLQDTYENRLAILGVPCNQFGTQEPGSSEEIQDFCEKNYGVNFLITEKIEVKGENQHPLYAWLTKKFINGKQDSKVKWNFQKYLIDENGEFLNYYYSITSPTSSRITKYLK; via the coding sequence ATGAATCCGCTCAAAACCTTTATCAGCACTATTAATGTAACAGACAAAGATGTGAAGAACAAAGCAACAATACCGTTCTACGATATTCAAATTAATAGCTTATCAGGAGAACCTATAGATTTACATCAATTTAAAGGCAAAAAATTACTCATTGTAAATGTCGCTTCGAAGTGTGGATTTACACCTCAGTATAGAGATTTACAATTGTTACAGGATACCTACGAAAATAGGCTAGCAATTCTGGGAGTGCCATGCAACCAATTTGGTACGCAGGAGCCAGGAAGCTCTGAGGAAATTCAAGATTTTTGTGAAAAGAATTATGGTGTTAATTTTTTAATTACGGAGAAAATTGAAGTTAAGGGAGAAAATCAACATCCTTTATATGCTTGGCTGACTAAGAAGTTTATCAATGGTAAACAAGATTCTAAAGTAAAATGGAATTTCCAGAAGTACTTAATAGATGAAAACGGTGAATTTTTAAACTACTACTATTCTATCACAAGTCCTACGAGCTCAAGAATTACAAAATATTTAAAATAG